In Capsicum annuum cultivar UCD-10X-F1 chromosome 11, UCD10Xv1.1, whole genome shotgun sequence, one genomic interval encodes:
- the LOC107848196 gene encoding BTB/POZ domain-containing protein At5g60050 translates to MASPNNNNNKNPKNNQLVSTMIKQGFISNPYLSPSPPHTQIPTRPDNNPSPTRPGNPSPSPTPTLFDMMSEEQNQNSFKVQHDRVFKVLADAPFPAVGDVRLTIAARDGFKVSMDVHRRVLVGKSRFFAEKLKGRNGLQHSVEILDCDDVEVYVETLVLMYCDDLKKRLIGEDVTKVLGLLKISSAIMFDDGVLACLEYLEAVPWSQQEEEKVVSHLSQLQLPDSAADILQRLVAEPSTSSRSDDILQRLLTAVLHAKDDKARKEMKKVISRLLRENTSNSSSHESNLDISKDTLYHFCHRCLTSLILSLSEATSVDDNRQDRGILMGEIAREADNLQWIVDILIDRKMGDAFVKLWAEQKELSVLHSKIPTMYRHEISKITAQLCVAIGRGILLVPKDVRYCLLSTWLESLYEDFGWMKRAGRSIDKKLVEEGLGQTILTLPLAQQQTILLNWFDRFLNKGDDCPNIQRAFEVWWRRSFVKQYTVDSQLQLALFDYTE, encoded by the exons ATGGCTTCCcctaacaataacaacaacaaaaatcccAAGAACAACCAATTAGTTTCCACTATGATCAAACAAGGCTTCATTTCCAACCCCTACCTCTCTCCTTCACCACCACATACCCAAATTCCAACACGACCCGACAACAACCCAAGCCCAACCCGACCCGGTAATCCAAGCCCAAGCCCGACCCCGACCCTTTTCGACATGATGTCAGAGGAACAAAACCAAAACTCATTTAAAGTGCAGCACGACAGAGTTTTCAAGGTATTGGCTGACGCACCATTTCCAGCCGTGGGTGACGTCAGGCTGACGATAGCAGCGCGTGATGGGTTTAAGGTTTCCATGGATGTCCACAGGAGAGTCCTGGTGGGGAAGAGTAGGTTTTTCGCTGAGAAGCTGAAAGGGAGAAATGGGTTGCAGCATTCAGTGGAGATTCTTGATTGTGATGATGTGGAGGTTTATGTGGAGACATTGGTGCTCATGTATTGTGATGATTTGAAGAAGAGATTGATTGGTGAGGATGTTACCAAAGTCCTAGGATTGCTTAAG ATATCTTCAGCAATTATGTTTGATGATGGAGTATTGGCTTGTTTGGAGTATCTGGAGGCTGTTCCTTGGTCCCAACAAGAAGAGGAAAAAGTAGTATCTCATCTCAGTCAACTTCAGCTTCCTGATTCGGCAGCTGATATACTTCAGAGATTAGTTGCTGAACCATCAACATCTTCAAGATCCGATGACATTCTTCAGAGACTACTTACTGCTGTTTTACATGCCAAAGATGATAAAGCCCGCAAAGAGATGAAAAAAGTGATATCTCGTTTGCTAAGAGAAAACACTAGCAATAGTAGCAGTCATGAAAGTAACCTCGATATATCTAAGGATACGCTCTATCATTTTTGTCATAGATGCCTCACTTCTCTAATACTTAGCTTGTCTGAAGCTACATCCGTGGATGATAACAGGCAGGACCGAGGGATTCTAATGGGTGAGATTGCTCGTGAAGCAGACAATCTGCAGTGGATAGTTGATATCCTAATCGACAGGAAAATGGGGGATGCGTTTGTGAAACTATGGGCAGAACAAAAAGAACTCTCCGTTCTCCACTCCAAGATTCCCACCATGTATCGCCATGAGATCAGTAAGATCACTGCACAACTTTGCGTTGCAATTGGTAGGGGAATTTTATTAGTGCCAAAAGATGTTAGATATTGTTTGTTATCGACATGGCTGGAAAGTCTATATGAAGATTTTGGGTGGATGAAGAGGGCTGGTAGATCAATTGACAAGAAGCTAGTTGAGGAGGGACTTGGCCAGACTATTTTAACACTACCCTTGGCTCAGCAACAAACCATTCTCCTTAACTGGTTCGATCGATTCCTTAACAAAGGGGATGACTGTCCCAATATTCAGAGAGCTTTTGAAGTTTGGTGGAGAAGGTCATTCGTTAAGCAGTACACAGTCGATTCTCAGTTACAATTAGCTCTTTTCGATTATACAGAGTGA